In one window of Candidatus Binatia bacterium DNA:
- a CDS encoding SDR family oxidoreductase, whose protein sequence is MARILITGGAGFIGSHLCDRLLAEGHEVIAMDNFFTSHPRNIAHLLGHERFRFVKHDVTEYIYIDGHLDAILHLASLPSPVDYLREPIKTLKVGALGTHKALGLARKHKAKFLLASTSEVYGDPQVHPQPETYWGNVNPIGPRGVYDESKRFAEAMTMAYHRYHGIDTRIVRIFNTYGPRMRADDGRVVTNFIAQGLRGEPLTVYDDGSRTRSFCYVSDLVEGMVRLLESPVVEPVNLGNPQEMTVLEFAKVVQRLTGGRSDIVFVTPKDERTKDDPHIRQPDISRARSLLGWEPRVPLEEGLQHTIDYFRALLGLEAR, encoded by the coding sequence ATGGCAAGGATCCTCATTACTGGAGGCGCTGGTTTCATTGGCTCGCACTTGTGCGATCGCTTGCTGGCCGAGGGGCACGAAGTGATCGCGATGGACAATTTCTTCACGTCGCACCCGCGCAACATTGCGCACCTTCTGGGTCACGAGCGATTTCGCTTTGTCAAGCACGACGTTACCGAATACATCTACATTGATGGGCACCTAGATGCCATCCTCCACTTGGCTTCGTTACCGAGCCCGGTAGATTACTTGCGGGAGCCGATCAAAACGCTCAAGGTCGGCGCGCTCGGTACCCACAAGGCGCTTGGATTGGCACGCAAGCATAAGGCCAAGTTTCTGCTCGCTTCGACCTCGGAGGTCTACGGCGACCCGCAAGTGCACCCGCAGCCGGAGACATATTGGGGGAATGTGAATCCAATCGGCCCGCGCGGCGTGTACGACGAGTCGAAACGATTCGCCGAAGCGATGACCATGGCGTACCACCGGTACCACGGGATCGACACACGCATCGTGCGCATCTTCAACACCTATGGTCCCCGAATGCGCGCGGACGACGGGCGTGTGGTCACGAACTTCATCGCACAAGGTCTCCGCGGCGAGCCACTGACGGTGTACGATGACGGCTCGCGCACGCGCAGCTTCTGCTACGTGAGCGACCTGGTCGAGGGTATGGTACGTCTATTGGAGTCACCCGTGGTGGAGCCGGTCAACCTGGGCAACCCGCAGGAAATGACGGTGTTGGAGTTCGCGAAGGTGGTCCAAAGATTGACCGGTGGTCGGTCCGATATTGTGTTCGTGACACCGAAGGACGAGCGCACAAAGGACGATCCGCACATCCGACAGCCGGATATCTCCCGTGCCCGGTCGTTGCTTGGCTGGGAGCCGCGCGTGCCTTTGGAGGAAGGGTTGCAGCACACGATTGATTACTTCCGCGCGCTCTTGGGTCTGGAGGCCAGATGA
- a CDS encoding UDP-glucose/GDP-mannose dehydrogenase family protein, translating into MKLCVIGTGYVGLVAGTCFAESGNDVICVDVDAAKIERLKRGEVPIYEPGLEELIRRNVAEGRLSFTTELADAVRKSLLCFIAVGTPQSDDGSADLGAVIRVAAEIGEAMDGYRVIVTKSTVPVGTSERVRQVIASRTKHPFDVVSNPEFLKEGAAIEDFMKPDRVVIGTDSPRARELLQELYEPFVRTEQPILFMSAASAEMTKYCANSMLAARISLMNEFANLCEKVGANIDDVRRGVGFDRRIGQHFLFPGVGYGGSCFPKDVKAVIRTAEQHGLDFRMLRAAEEVNERQKRLLVEKVKEHFGDYLRGMRFAVWGLAFKPRTDDMREAPSITIIEALLKSHAEVHAHDPEALAEARKIFGDRIHYHRVNYEALRGADALLIVTEWNEFRRPDFDRMKSLMKHPVIFDGRNIYDPDDMRERGFVYYSVGRRPVKP; encoded by the coding sequence ATGAAACTCTGCGTCATTGGCACGGGCTATGTGGGTTTGGTGGCGGGGACGTGTTTTGCGGAAAGTGGCAACGACGTCATTTGTGTCGATGTCGATGCCGCAAAAATCGAGCGGCTGAAGCGCGGCGAGGTGCCGATTTACGAACCCGGCCTGGAAGAGTTGATTCGCCGCAACGTCGCGGAAGGTCGCCTTTCGTTTACGACCGAGTTGGCAGACGCCGTGCGCAAGTCCCTGCTGTGCTTCATCGCAGTCGGAACTCCGCAGAGCGATGATGGCAGTGCCGACCTCGGTGCCGTCATCCGTGTCGCCGCGGAAATTGGCGAAGCGATGGACGGGTATCGTGTGATCGTGACGAAAAGCACCGTGCCAGTGGGGACATCCGAGCGCGTCCGGCAGGTGATTGCCTCCCGCACGAAGCATCCCTTCGACGTCGTCTCCAATCCCGAGTTTCTCAAGGAAGGTGCCGCCATCGAGGACTTTATGAAACCCGACCGGGTGGTCATTGGGACGGACAGCCCCCGCGCCCGCGAGCTTTTGCAGGAACTGTATGAGCCTTTCGTCCGTACAGAACAACCGATCTTATTCATGAGTGCGGCAAGTGCCGAAATGACCAAGTACTGCGCGAACTCGATGTTGGCAGCCAGAATCTCCTTGATGAACGAGTTCGCTAATTTGTGTGAAAAAGTTGGGGCGAATATCGACGACGTCCGTCGAGGCGTTGGCTTTGACCGCCGCATTGGACAGCATTTCCTCTTTCCGGGCGTCGGGTACGGGGGATCCTGCTTTCCGAAGGATGTGAAGGCTGTCATCCGCACGGCGGAGCAGCACGGTCTCGATTTTCGGATGTTGCGTGCAGCCGAAGAGGTGAACGAGCGGCAAAAGCGGTTGCTCGTGGAGAAGGTGAAAGAGCACTTTGGGGACTACTTGCGAGGGATGCGGTTCGCGGTTTGGGGGCTAGCCTTTAAGCCGCGTACGGATGACATGCGGGAGGCTCCCTCGATCACGATTATCGAGGCGCTGCTCAAATCGCATGCGGAGGTGCACGCTCACGACCCGGAAGCTCTCGCAGAGGCGCGGAAGATTTTTGGGGACCGAATCCATTATCACCGCGTGAACTACGAAGCCTTGCGCGGAGCGGATGCGCTCCTGATCGTAACGGAATGGAATGAATTCCGTCGGCCGGATTTTGACCGCATGAAGTCCTTGATGAAACACCCGGTCATTTTCGATGGGCGCAATATTTATGATCCGGACGACATGCGGGAACGGGGCTTCGTTTATTACTCGGTCGGGCGACGACCCGTGAAACCCTAA